In one Meiothermus sp. QL-1 genomic region, the following are encoded:
- the secA gene encoding preprotein translocase subunit SecA: MLAWIARLLDNNERKVARYWKTVVEPVNALEDEISRIEDLAAEYARLREMHQKGASLDELLPRVFALTREASKRYLGLRHYDVQLIGGAVLHEGKIAEMKTGEGKTLVATLAVALNALTGKGVHLVTVNDYLARRDAEWMGPIYRGLGLSVGVVQNHSSPEERRRAYLCDVTYVTNSELGFDYLRDNMAVTPEQLVLRHDTPLHYAIIDEVDSILVDEARTPLIISGPAEKATDVYYRMAEIAKKLERGEKPPVGSKAEPTGDYIVEEKQKSVHLTLKGIAKAEKLLGVEGLFNTENMELAHMLIQAIRAKELYFKDREYIVQDGQVIIVDEFTGRLQPGRRFGEGLHQAIEAKEGVRIERENQTLATITYQNFFRLFEKTAGMTGTAKTEEKEFQEIYGMDVVSIPTHRPVIRKDFPDVVYRTERGKFFAVVEEIAEKYERGQPVLVGTISVEKSERLSSMLKDVRHFLPRLEARAQLLLKATEKQSGEGWEKLRKALARPGSLRDADLEAFEGLIPPKGNIRTYWEYLKRAVHTAELIRKGIPHQVLNAKYHEKESEIVAQAGRSRTVTIATNMAGRGTDIKLGGNAEYLAADLLRKEGLDPRSEWRIELFIKKLVQGEEEEALRLAGEIGVRQAVIDEIRRLRDTCAADEVRVKELGGLHIIGTERHESRRIDNQLRGRSGRQGDPGSSRFYVSFDDDLMRLFASERVIAMLDRMGFDDSEPIENQMVTRSIERAQKRVEDRNFDIRKQLLRLDEVMARQREVIYAQRRNVLLGSDEVVREGALAMIEDTVDAVASNYLNPEQHPEDWDLEGLRTSILDYIPALKDFDFESLRQHKAEEGIERLIEAARAAYEAREAELNAQGPGLMRAVERFVTLQVVDNAWKEHLHSMDVLKQGIFLRGYGQRDPFQEYKLEGTRFFNEMIASIKSEVTRFLFRLQVEVNRQPAPAPADPGVAYAPPQSDPFSVRRPARPAYTGLSRAERRRLEREERKRNKGSS; this comes from the coding sequence ATGCTGGCCTGGATTGCTAGGTTGCTGGACAACAACGAGCGCAAGGTGGCCCGCTACTGGAAGACCGTGGTGGAGCCGGTCAACGCGCTCGAGGACGAGATCTCGCGCATCGAAGACCTCGCCGCTGAGTACGCTCGGCTGCGCGAGATGCACCAAAAAGGGGCCAGCCTGGACGAGCTTTTGCCCCGGGTCTTCGCTCTCACCCGCGAGGCCTCCAAGCGGTATCTGGGCCTGCGCCACTACGATGTGCAGCTCATCGGGGGCGCGGTGCTGCACGAGGGCAAGATTGCCGAGATGAAGACCGGGGAGGGCAAGACCCTGGTGGCCACCCTGGCGGTGGCGCTGAACGCCCTCACCGGCAAGGGGGTGCACCTGGTCACGGTGAACGACTACCTGGCCCGGCGCGATGCGGAGTGGATGGGGCCCATCTACCGCGGCCTGGGCCTTTCGGTGGGGGTGGTGCAGAACCATTCCAGCCCAGAGGAGCGCCGCCGGGCCTACCTCTGCGATGTGACCTATGTGACCAACAGCGAGCTCGGCTTCGACTACCTGCGCGACAACATGGCGGTCACCCCCGAGCAGCTCGTGCTCCGCCACGACACCCCGTTGCACTACGCCATCATCGACGAGGTGGACTCGATTTTGGTGGACGAGGCCCGCACCCCCCTTATCATCTCGGGGCCGGCGGAAAAGGCCACCGACGTCTACTACCGCATGGCCGAGATCGCCAAGAAGCTCGAGCGCGGCGAAAAACCCCCGGTGGGAAGCAAGGCCGAGCCCACCGGCGATTACATTGTGGAGGAGAAGCAGAAGTCGGTCCACCTGACCCTGAAGGGCATCGCCAAGGCCGAGAAGCTCTTGGGCGTGGAGGGCCTCTTCAACACCGAAAACATGGAGCTCGCCCACATGCTGATCCAGGCCATAAGGGCAAAGGAGCTCTACTTCAAGGACCGCGAGTACATCGTTCAGGACGGGCAGGTCATCATTGTGGACGAGTTCACCGGCCGCCTCCAACCAGGCCGCCGCTTCGGCGAGGGGCTGCACCAGGCCATCGAGGCCAAGGAGGGGGTCCGGATCGAGCGGGAGAACCAGACCCTGGCCACCATCACCTACCAGAACTTCTTCCGCCTCTTCGAGAAGACCGCCGGCATGACCGGCACGGCCAAGACCGAGGAGAAGGAGTTCCAGGAGATTTACGGCATGGACGTGGTGAGCATCCCCACCCACCGTCCCGTCATTCGCAAGGACTTTCCCGATGTGGTCTACCGCACCGAGCGGGGCAAGTTCTTCGCCGTGGTGGAGGAGATTGCCGAGAAGTACGAGCGGGGCCAGCCGGTGCTGGTGGGCACCATCTCGGTGGAGAAGTCGGAGCGGCTTTCGAGCATGCTCAAGGATGTGCGCCACTTCCTGCCCCGCCTGGAGGCCCGGGCCCAGCTGCTTTTGAAGGCGACGGAGAAGCAGTCGGGCGAGGGCTGGGAGAAGCTGAGGAAGGCGCTGGCCCGCCCGGGCAGCCTGCGCGACGCGGACCTGGAGGCCTTTGAGGGCCTTATTCCGCCCAAGGGCAACATCCGCACCTACTGGGAGTACCTCAAGCGGGCGGTGCACACCGCCGAGCTTATCCGCAAGGGCATTCCCCACCAGGTCCTGAACGCCAAGTACCACGAGAAGGAGTCCGAGATTGTGGCCCAGGCCGGGCGGAGCAGGACCGTGACCATCGCCACCAACATGGCCGGCCGCGGCACCGACATCAAGCTGGGGGGCAATGCCGAGTACCTGGCGGCCGACCTCCTGCGCAAGGAGGGGCTGGATCCCCGCTCGGAGTGGCGCATCGAGCTCTTTATCAAAAAGCTGGTGCAGGGGGAGGAGGAGGAGGCTTTGCGCCTGGCAGGCGAGATCGGGGTGCGCCAGGCGGTGATCGACGAGATCCGCCGCCTGCGCGATACCTGCGCCGCCGACGAGGTGCGGGTCAAGGAGCTGGGCGGGCTGCACATCATCGGCACCGAGCGGCACGAGTCGCGCCGCATCGACAACCAGCTAAGGGGCCGTTCAGGCCGCCAGGGCGACCCGGGCAGCAGCCGCTTTTATGTCTCTTTCGACGACGACCTGATGCGCCTGTTCGCCTCCGAGCGGGTAATCGCCATGCTGGACCGGATGGGCTTCGACGACTCCGAGCCCATCGAGAACCAGATGGTGACCCGCTCCATCGAGCGGGCGCAGAAGCGGGTGGAGGACCGCAACTTCGACATACGCAAGCAGCTTTTGCGGCTGGACGAGGTGATGGCCCGCCAGCGCGAGGTGATCTACGCCCAGCGGCGCAACGTGCTTCTGGGCAGCGATGAGGTGGTGCGGGAGGGGGCCTTGGCCATGATCGAGGATACCGTGGATGCGGTGGCCTCGAACTACCTCAACCCCGAGCAGCACCCCGAGGACTGGGACCTGGAGGGTTTGCGGACAAGTATTCTGGACTACATCCCGGCCCTGAAGGACTTTGACTTCGAAAGCCTGCGCCAGCACAAGGCCGAGGAGGGCATCGAGCGGCTAATCGAGGCGGCCCGGGCCGCCTACGAGGCCCGCGAGGCCGAGCTCAACGCCCAGGGGCCGGGGCTTATGCGGGCGGTGGAGCGCTTCGTGACCCTGCAGGTGGTGGACAACGCTTGGAAGGAGCACCTGCACAGCATGGATGTGCTCAAGCAGGGCATCTTCCTGCGGGGCTATGGCCAGCGCGACCCCTTCCAGGAGTACAAGCTCGAGGGCACCCGCTTCTTCAACGAGATGATTGCTAGCATCAAAAGCGAGGTCACCCGCTTCCTTTTCCGCCTCCAGGTGGAGGTGAACCGCCAGCCCGCCCCAGCACCGGCCGACCCTGGGGTGGCCTACGCCCCGCCCCAGTCCGACCCCTTCAGCGTGCGCCGCCCTGCCCGGCCGGCCTACACCGGGCTGAGCCGGGCCGAGCGCCGCCGGTTGGAGCGGGAGGAGCGGAAGAGGAACAAGGGCTCGAGCTGA
- a CDS encoding metallophosphoesterase — MLSRRRVLALLALGGGALLASATPYRFQVSRHRRVLAGLERPVRVVQLSDLHYGPFIRAGSVRRWVEAALAEGPDLVVITGDFIESGLRLPWLRLGPPDLEGLLAELGRLRASLGVWAVWGNHDHGLPQARRFLARHLPRHGIEPLTNRGVWVRDDLYLSGVDDYWLGEADPKAALAGYRKGKASLALAHNPDYWDFYFGLPVSLALSGHTHGGQVYLPGVGAPWTPSYYGQAYLGGWYSPGLSPASPPVPGFVSRGLGVTGLPLRLNVPAELVVFDFLPG, encoded by the coding sequence ATGCTCTCCCGCCGCCGCGTTCTGGCCCTCTTGGCGCTGGGAGGAGGGGCGCTTCTGGCCTCGGCCACCCCCTACCGCTTCCAGGTAAGCCGGCATCGGCGGGTTTTGGCCGGGCTCGAGCGCCCCGTGCGGGTGGTGCAGCTCAGCGACCTGCACTACGGCCCCTTTATCCGGGCCGGTTCGGTGCGGCGCTGGGTGGAGGCGGCTTTGGCCGAGGGGCCCGACCTGGTGGTGATTACCGGCGATTTCATCGAGTCGGGCCTGCGGCTGCCCTGGCTGCGGCTTGGCCCGCCCGATCTAGAGGGGCTTCTAGCTGAGCTGGGGCGGCTTCGGGCTTCCTTGGGGGTCTGGGCGGTCTGGGGCAACCACGACCACGGCCTGCCCCAGGCCAGGCGCTTCCTGGCCCGCCACCTTCCCCGCCACGGCATCGAGCCCCTCACCAACCGGGGCGTGTGGGTGCGCGACGACCTCTACTTGAGCGGGGTGGACGATTACTGGCTCGGCGAGGCCGATCCCAAAGCGGCCCTGGCCGGCTACCGCAAGGGCAAGGCCAGCCTGGCCCTGGCCCACAACCCCGACTACTGGGACTTCTACTTCGGCCTGCCGGTCTCGCTGGCGCTGAGCGGCCATACCCATGGAGGGCAGGTCTATCTGCCGGGGGTGGGGGCACCCTGGACGCCCTCCTACTACGGCCAGGCCTACCTGGGGGGCTGGTACAGCCCGGGCCTGAGCCCCGCCTCACCCCCGGTGCCGGGCTTCGTCTCGCGCGGCCTGGGGGTAACGGGCCTGCCCCTGCGGCTGAACGTTCCGGCCGAACTGGTGGTCTTCGACTTTCTGCCAGGGTGA
- a CDS encoding metallophosphoesterase: protein MVFGYAFSVTHYQRALPGLQAPLRVAHLSDLHIGFFIRAGSVRRWVEAALAEGPDLVVITGDITDSADEDLVAAGLAELGRLRASLGVWAVLGNHDYRYSGYAPKHPGRRVNRLNPPKVPLEPPVGLERRLADLGIGVLNNRGLWLRPDLYLAGVEDLWHGEPDVERALSGWRGNSAALLLCHNPDYLYQVPSSVGLTLCGHTHGGQVVLPGYGPAFTSSLYGQQFAAGWVEAPVPAFISRGLGMATLPVRVACPAELAVHRLVPL from the coding sequence ATGGTCTTCGGCTATGCCTTTAGCGTAACCCATTACCAGCGCGCCCTACCGGGGCTGCAGGCGCCCTTGCGGGTGGCCCACCTCTCCGATTTGCACATCGGCTTTTTCATCCGGGCTGGCTCGGTGCGGCGCTGGGTGGAGGCGGCCTTGGCCGAGGGGCCCGACCTGGTGGTGATCACCGGCGACATCACCGATTCCGCAGACGAGGACCTGGTGGCGGCTGGCCTGGCCGAGCTCGGGCGCCTCCGGGCTTCCTTGGGGGTCTGGGCGGTTTTGGGCAACCACGATTACCGCTACAGCGGCTACGCCCCCAAGCACCCCGGAAGACGGGTCAACCGCCTAAACCCCCCCAAGGTGCCCCTAGAGCCGCCCGTGGGGTTGGAGCGGCGCCTGGCCGACCTGGGTATAGGCGTGCTCAACAATCGGGGGCTTTGGCTGCGCCCCGACCTCTACCTGGCTGGGGTGGAGGACCTCTGGCACGGCGAGCCCGATGTGGAGAGGGCCCTTTCGGGCTGGCGGGGGAACTCGGCTGCCCTGCTCCTTTGCCACAACCCAGACTACCTGTACCAGGTGCCCTCCTCGGTGGGCCTCACCCTCTGCGGCCACACCCACGGGGGCCAGGTGGTCCTGCCCGGGTACGGCCCGGCCTTCACCTCCTCCCTCTATGGCCAGCAGTTTGCCGCCGGCTGGGTGGAAGCGCCGGTGCCGGCCTTCATCTCGCGGGGCCTGGGAATGGCCACCCTGCCCGTGCGGGTGGCCTGCCCGGCTGAGCTGGCGGTGCACCGCCTCGTCCCGCTTTAG
- a CDS encoding prephenate dehydrogenase/arogenate dehydrogenase family protein, which yields MKPLFTKVGIFGIGLLGGSVALGLRERFLAEEVHAYDPDPKALEDALALQVVDRVHPSPGAWIEELELGVLAAPVGVLVEEGRRLARYSSPSTLWMDVGSVKGPVVEALTGVLPRFVGTHPMAGSEKAGVEAAHAGLLQNAVWVLTPNGKTDPEALAQVRGLVESLGAYPLEISPALHDRLVARVSHLPYLLAVGLNRLVAQDPHQELLMFLAAGGFRDLTRVASGSPRMSRDMVVANKAALKEAVEDLRAVMLELERLLEEPEALLEVAQAAKRTRDALPIVKRSLLPMMHELVVQVPDRPGQIARVSTALGQAGINIKNFEVLAIRDEGGAIRMGFATPEEREQARKILEEIGYRVR from the coding sequence ATGAAGCCCCTTTTCACCAAGGTCGGTATCTTTGGCATCGGCCTTTTAGGGGGCAGCGTGGCCCTGGGCCTGCGCGAGCGCTTTTTGGCTGAGGAGGTCCATGCCTACGACCCCGATCCCAAGGCCTTGGAGGATGCCCTGGCCCTGCAGGTGGTGGACCGGGTCCACCCCAGCCCCGGGGCCTGGATAGAGGAGCTCGAGCTCGGGGTGCTGGCGGCGCCGGTGGGGGTCTTGGTGGAGGAGGGGCGGCGGCTGGCCCGCTACTCGAGCCCCTCTACCCTCTGGATGGACGTGGGAAGCGTCAAGGGCCCGGTGGTGGAGGCCCTGACCGGGGTGCTGCCCCGGTTCGTGGGCACCCACCCCATGGCCGGAAGCGAGAAGGCCGGGGTGGAAGCGGCCCACGCTGGCCTCCTGCAAAATGCGGTCTGGGTGCTGACCCCCAACGGCAAGACCGACCCCGAGGCCCTGGCGCAGGTGCGGGGGTTGGTGGAAAGCCTAGGGGCCTACCCGCTGGAAATCTCCCCTGCTTTACACGACCGGCTGGTGGCCCGGGTCTCCCACCTGCCCTACCTGCTGGCGGTGGGGCTCAACCGGCTGGTGGCCCAGGACCCACACCAGGAGCTTCTGATGTTTCTGGCCGCGGGGGGCTTCCGCGACCTGACCCGGGTGGCCTCGGGCTCCCCCCGGATGAGCCGGGACATGGTGGTGGCCAACAAGGCAGCGCTGAAGGAGGCGGTGGAGGACCTGCGGGCGGTGATGCTGGAGCTAGAGCGGCTTCTGGAGGAGCCCGAGGCCCTGCTCGAGGTGGCCCAGGCGGCCAAGCGCACCCGCGATGCCTTGCCCATCGTCAAGCGCAGCCTGCTCCCGATGATGCACGAGCTGGTGGTCCAGGTACCCGACCGGCCGGGCCAGATCGCCAGGGTCTCCACCGCTTTGGGCCAGGCCGGCATCAACATCAAAAACTTCGAGGTGCTGGCCATCCGCGACGAAGGAGGGGCCATCCGCATGGGCTTCGCCACCCCAGAAGAGCGGGAGCAGGCCCGAAAGATCCTGGAAGAAATCGGCTACCGGGTGCGCTAA
- the aroF gene encoding 3-deoxy-7-phosphoheptulonate synthase yields the protein MLIILKHGAGPKEIEMVVEEVRRVGYRPHVSEGEHTTLVGAIGRGPTPELIEHFRALEPVREVIPISKPYKLASLEVQPKPTVLRFPTGATGGGEVLIAAGPCGVESLEQTLTTARYVKKHGAQMLRGGAFKPRTSPYSFQGLGEKGLEILAQARQETGLPVVTEVMSPEQVELVASYADVLQIGARNAQNFALLQAAGQAGRPVLLKRGMSMTLEEFLMSAEYILAQGNMRVILVERGIRTFEKSTRFTLDVSAVPVLKSLTHLPVWIDPSHAAGKRDWVTALALAGLAAGADGLIVETHPEPEKAQSDAAQQLTEAQFAEMMGKIKALLPALGRRLSQPLEPVVD from the coding sequence ATGCTCATCATCCTGAAGCACGGCGCAGGCCCAAAGGAGATCGAGATGGTGGTAGAAGAGGTGCGGCGGGTAGGCTACCGGCCCCATGTTTCCGAAGGGGAACACACCACGCTCGTGGGGGCCATAGGCCGGGGGCCCACCCCGGAGCTTATAGAGCACTTCCGGGCGCTAGAACCGGTGCGGGAAGTGATTCCCATCTCCAAGCCCTACAAGCTGGCCAGCCTCGAGGTCCAGCCCAAGCCCACCGTGCTGCGCTTCCCCACCGGGGCCACCGGGGGGGGCGAGGTGCTGATTGCGGCAGGGCCCTGCGGGGTGGAGAGCTTGGAGCAAACCCTCACCACGGCCCGCTATGTGAAGAAGCACGGCGCCCAGATGCTCCGCGGGGGGGCCTTCAAGCCCCGCACCTCCCCCTACAGCTTCCAGGGGCTGGGGGAGAAGGGACTGGAGATTCTGGCCCAAGCCCGGCAGGAGACCGGGCTGCCCGTGGTAACCGAGGTGATGTCGCCCGAGCAGGTAGAACTGGTGGCGAGCTATGCCGACGTCCTCCAAATCGGGGCCCGCAACGCGCAGAACTTTGCCCTGCTGCAGGCCGCCGGCCAGGCCGGGCGGCCGGTGCTCCTGAAGCGGGGGATGAGCATGACGTTGGAGGAGTTTTTGATGTCGGCCGAGTACATCCTGGCCCAGGGCAACATGCGGGTGATTCTGGTGGAGCGGGGCATCCGCACCTTCGAAAAGTCCACCCGCTTTACCCTGGACGTCTCAGCGGTGCCGGTGCTCAAAAGCCTCACCCACCTGCCAGTCTGGATCGACCCCTCGCACGCCGCTGGAAAGCGCGACTGGGTGACGGCGCTGGCCCTTGCCGGCCTGGCCGCTGGGGCGGACGGGCTCATCGTGGAGACCCATCCTGAGCCAGAAAAAGCCCAGTCCGACGCAGCCCAGCAGCTCACCGAGGCCCAGTTTGCCGAGATGATGGGTAAAATCAAGGCGCTTCTGCCGGCCCTGGGGCGCCGGCTCTCGCAGCCCCTCGAGCCGGTGGTCGACTAG
- a CDS encoding hotdog fold thioesterase, whose product METKSLQLDGESLLKTLGIRILEASPQRVVAEMEVTPKLHQPFGYLHGGASVALAETVASIGAYLGAPEGHTSFGMEINANHLRSVRSGRLTATGTPLHSGRTTAVWNVEIRDEEGRLICISRCTLAITPLR is encoded by the coding sequence ATGGAAACCAAAAGCCTCCAACTCGACGGGGAAAGCCTCCTGAAGACCCTGGGCATCCGTATCCTGGAAGCCAGCCCGCAAAGGGTGGTGGCCGAGATGGAGGTCACCCCAAAGCTCCACCAGCCTTTCGGCTACCTCCACGGCGGAGCCTCGGTGGCCCTGGCCGAAACCGTGGCCAGCATCGGGGCCTACCTGGGCGCGCCTGAGGGCCACACCAGCTTCGGCATGGAGATCAACGCCAACCACCTGCGCTCGGTGCGCTCAGGCAGGCTGACCGCCACGGGAACGCCCCTGCATTCGGGGCGCACCACCGCGGTCTGGAACGTCGAGATTCGCGACGAGGAGGGCAGGCTCATCTGCATCTCGCGCTGCACCCTGGCCATCACCCCCTTGCGTTGA
- a CDS encoding VWA domain-containing protein, whose protein sequence is MLYLRGLVILLLLLAFWGPSLPLAPVRTVVLLDQSPSAREAVWQLAPRLELPGAQYVAFASGAVEVAAPTARRLDLGEGTRLEEALKKAMELKPDRIVLVSDGLFQDEPLPPKVPLYALYQPPSPYVALSLVGPALPLRGETVEVRAVLEATAPTEARLTLEGPAGRLSRRVELAPGRQSLGYRFRLEEPAVVRARLESPLGDREARLELSPSDATRVWVLGDAALARYLRAQGFLVEERQEVALPIRAEVVALGVGARDLSAAELDALQSFLQQGGSLLWTATPRGLFFGGWERSSLADSLPLEPVEEPGGMGIVLVLDVSGSMLEADKLGLAVVGALELVRSARSQDYIGVVLFSDRPRWLFRPRPMTEQGRREAESLLLSIEAGGGTMIRRAYLEALEALEDVPTKSKQVIALTDGLVADAAPEIFEAARRASPEIKTSTVAIGADADRRFLRELAEAGGGSFWDVPRPQDLPRFFLEEAQRAFRREVLEGRFPVTVRPHPVSRGTAPPPVSVLLPARAKPWAQAVLTSGEGVILAVGESGRGRVAALATDLSRSWQEWSGASRLAAELVRWLAQTPARPRVQALREEGLVRVVLEGQFERPVLRAFGREQPFMPVGPLRYEARLPRGAVGQAVVLDGEPRLRLELPALPEWRLEDGQENLRRLAEASGGRLLADPAELRSLPGRKGVSLQLPLIALALLLFLLERYLEHRRLVPLAKSA, encoded by the coding sequence GTGCTCTACCTGCGTGGCCTGGTCATTCTCCTTTTGCTCCTGGCCTTCTGGGGCCCCAGCCTGCCTTTGGCCCCAGTGCGCACGGTGGTACTTCTGGACCAGAGCCCCTCGGCGCGGGAGGCGGTATGGCAGCTAGCTCCACGACTCGAGCTCCCCGGGGCGCAGTACGTGGCCTTTGCCAGCGGGGCGGTGGAGGTAGCAGCCCCCACGGCCCGGCGGCTCGACCTGGGAGAGGGCACCCGGCTGGAGGAGGCCCTGAAAAAGGCTATGGAGCTGAAGCCAGACCGGATTGTGCTCGTTTCCGACGGGCTTTTTCAGGATGAGCCTCTGCCACCCAAGGTCCCCCTTTACGCGCTCTACCAGCCGCCCAGCCCCTACGTGGCCCTCAGCCTGGTGGGTCCGGCCCTGCCCTTGCGGGGGGAGACGGTGGAGGTGCGGGCGGTGCTGGAGGCTACCGCCCCCACCGAGGCCCGGCTCACCCTAGAGGGCCCGGCGGGGCGGCTTTCGCGCCGGGTGGAGCTGGCTCCTGGGCGGCAGAGCCTGGGTTACCGTTTCCGCCTGGAGGAGCCCGCGGTGGTCAGGGCCCGCCTGGAAAGCCCTCTGGGCGACAGGGAGGCCCGGCTCGAGCTCAGCCCTTCCGACGCCACCCGGGTCTGGGTGTTGGGGGATGCCGCGCTGGCCCGCTACCTGCGGGCGCAGGGGTTTTTGGTGGAGGAGCGGCAGGAGGTTGCGCTGCCCATCAGGGCCGAGGTGGTGGCGCTGGGGGTGGGGGCGCGCGACCTTTCGGCGGCAGAGCTGGATGCCCTGCAGAGCTTCTTGCAGCAGGGCGGCAGCCTGCTCTGGACCGCCACCCCCCGGGGGCTTTTCTTCGGCGGGTGGGAGCGGAGCAGCCTGGCCGACAGCCTGCCCCTGGAGCCGGTGGAGGAGCCCGGGGGGATGGGCATCGTGCTGGTGCTGGATGTCTCGGGGAGCATGCTCGAGGCCGACAAGCTGGGGCTGGCGGTGGTGGGGGCGCTGGAGCTCGTTCGCTCAGCCCGGTCCCAGGACTACATCGGGGTGGTGCTCTTTTCCGACAGGCCCCGCTGGCTGTTCCGGCCCCGCCCCATGACCGAGCAGGGCCGCAGAGAGGCTGAAAGCCTATTGCTCTCCATAGAGGCCGGGGGGGGAACCATGATCCGCCGGGCCTACCTCGAGGCCCTGGAGGCCCTGGAGGACGTGCCCACCAAATCCAAGCAGGTCATCGCCCTTACCGACGGCCTGGTGGCCGACGCGGCCCCCGAGATTTTCGAGGCGGCCCGCCGGGCCAGTCCCGAGATAAAGACCAGCACCGTGGCCATCGGCGCCGATGCCGACCGGCGCTTTCTGCGCGAGCTGGCCGAGGCTGGGGGCGGGAGCTTTTGGGATGTGCCGCGGCCCCAGGACCTGCCCCGCTTCTTCCTGGAGGAAGCCCAGCGGGCCTTTCGCCGGGAGGTGCTGGAGGGGCGCTTCCCCGTGACGGTGCGCCCCCACCCGGTGAGCCGGGGGACGGCCCCGCCGCCGGTCTCGGTACTCCTTCCGGCCAGGGCCAAACCCTGGGCCCAGGCCGTGTTGACCAGCGGGGAGGGGGTGATCCTGGCCGTGGGGGAGAGCGGGCGGGGCCGGGTGGCCGCCCTGGCCACCGACCTGTCCCGCTCCTGGCAGGAGTGGAGCGGGGCTTCGAGGCTGGCAGCCGAGCTGGTGCGCTGGCTGGCCCAGACCCCTGCCCGGCCCCGCGTGCAGGCGCTGCGGGAGGAGGGGTTGGTGCGGGTGGTGCTCGAGGGCCAGTTCGAGCGCCCGGTGCTCCGGGCCTTCGGGCGGGAACAACCCTTCATGCCGGTGGGCCCTTTGCGCTACGAGGCCCGGCTGCCGCGGGGGGCGGTGGGGCAGGCGGTGGTGCTCGATGGGGAGCCCCGCCTTCGCCTCGAGCTGCCGGCTTTGCCGGAGTGGCGCCTGGAGGACGGGCAGGAAAACCTGCGGCGGCTGGCCGAGGCCAGCGGGGGGCGCCTCCTCGCCGACCCTGCCGAACTGCGCAGCCTGCCCGGGCGTAAAGGTGTGAGCCTGCAGCTTCCGCTCATAGCCCTGGCGCTCTTGCTTTTCCTGCTGGAGCGCTACCTCGAGCACCGGCGGCTGGTGCCCCTGGCAAAATCGGCTTGA